ATCACATCTCCGGGCGCCACGACGAGGTCGAGCCCACTGAACAGAGCACGGTCGCCGTGGCCTGCGGCGAGGTTCTTGGCAACGAGGGTGGCAGTCACAGGGGGTGATCCTAGTGGCAGGGGCACACGGGACGCGTCGGGGTTTCCGGCGCGCAGGATCGCCGGGGGGCAGCGCCCCAAAGGGGCGCGGGGCTGTATCCATATGCGGCTCCGCCGCGTGGGCGCGACCAGCCACAACGGCCCCGCAGACGACCGACGGCATAAAGCGGCACCCACCTCATCGCGGCACCCAGCGGAGCGCTACCGCGCAACCGCCTGCACCAGCACACTCCCCGACGTCCGAGCCACCACGAACGACTCCCCCTTCACCGCCTTCGCGTCCAGCGTGATGCGATGGCGGCCCGGTTCCAGGATGCCGTCGAAGACCTCGTGGGTGTGGGTGCGGTACAGGCGGTCGAGCCGGTACGTGGTGAGGCGGACCCGGCAGGGTGAGGTGACCTCGACGCCCGCCTCGCCGTCGGCGGCCACCAGGCGGGTCAGGCGGCGCTGTTCGGCCGGACTGCGGTCCAGGGCGTGTTCGATCTGCGCGACCAGCAGCGGCACGATCGGCGCGAGGCCGTCGACGTACGCCACGTCGACTCCCGCGTCCGCGAAAACGCGGCGTACGGCGGCGCGCTGCTCCGCACCGATCGCCCGGCCGAAGGCGACGGCGCCGTAGGCTCGCAGTTCGTCGGCGGGGACGCCGCCCACGTCGTGGGTGATGTCGGCGCCGATGCCGATGGTGCGCAGGGCGGCGGCGAGCTTGGCCAGGAGGGCGACGCGGGCGCCGATGAGGAGCACCCGGCGGCGGGCGGCGGGCGCCTCGGAGTCGCCGTCGAGCAGGGAGCCGAGCGCCGCGCGGTACTCGGTGCCGTGGAAGCGGAAGGGCCCGATGCCGTGGTAGCCGTTGAGCTCCAGGTCGGGGTGTTCGTCGGTCTGCCAGGCGAAGTCCCGCCAGATGTAGTCGTCGCCGTCCTGGTCGATGAGCGCGGTGACGGCGCCGCAGGCGAGGTCCTCGCAGTCCGGGCAGCCGTAGATGACGTACCGGCCGCCGGGAAGCGGGGCGTCCGCCTCCAGGAGCAGGCTGCGGACCTGGGCGGTGAAGATGGCGGGCGGGACGTCGGAGGCGAGCGGGGAGACGGCGTCGAGGTCGGAGAGCTGGAACAGCAGCGGGCGTCCGTCGACGATGAAGTCCACGAAGTCCCGGTGCACCTGGTAGTCACCGTTGGCGAGGACTCCACCGGCACGCATCGCCGGTGCCAGGCCGAAGGTCGCGTACTCGGCAGACATGCTGTGAGTATCCCCACGGAAGGACCGATATGAGCGCGGCATGACATATTCCGCTAACGTCCCGGCATGGGGAGCGAACAGGTGGACGATGTCGTGGTGGTCGGCGGCGGTGTCATCGGGCTGACCACGGCCCTCGTTCTGGCCGAACGGGGCGCACGCGTGCGTGTCTGGACGCGGGATCCCGTCGAGGCGACCACCTCGGCGGTTGCGGGGGCGCTTTGGTGGCCGTACCGGATCGAGCCGTGCGCGCTCGCGCGGGCGTGGGCCCTGCGCTCCCTGGATGTGTACGAGGAGCTGGCGGCGGGGAGCGAGCCGACCGGCGTACGCATGGTCGAAGGGGTGCTGGGCGAGGCGAGCCTGGACGAGGCGGACGCGTGGGCCACGGCCCGGCTGCCGGGGCTGCGCGCGACGACGGCCGAGGAGTACGCCGGTTCGGGGCTGTGGGCGCGGCTGCCGGTGATCGACATGGCGACGTTTCTGCCGTGGCTGCGGGACCGGTTCCTGAAGACGGGCGGCGCGATCGAGACGCGGTCGGTGTCCGGCTTCGCGGAGGTCGAGGCGCCGGTCGTGGTCAACTGCACGGGACTCGGCGCCCGCGAGCTGGTGCCCGACGCGTCCGTGCGCCCCGTGCGCGGGCAGTTGGTCGTCGTGGAGAACCCCGGCATCCGCACCTGGCTGACCTCGACCGACGCCGACGGGGAGATGGCGTACTTCTTCCCGCAGCCCGGGCGGCTGCTCCTGGGCGGTACCGCGGTCGAGGACGACTGGTCACCGGAGCCGGATCCGGGAGTGGCCGAGGCGATCGTACGGCGGTGTGCGGTGCTGCGGCCGGAGATCGCGGGGGCGCGGGTGCTGGCGCACCGGGTGGGGCTGCGGCCGGTACGGGACGCCGTACGGCTGGAGCGTGAAGCACTGCCGGGCGGGCGGGTGTTGGTGCACAACTACGGGCATGGCGGGGCGGGTGTGACCGTGGCGTGGGGGTGTGCGGAGGAGGCGGCCGGGCTCGCCTCCTCCTGAGTGCGCACCGTTCAGCCGTGGTCGTGACCCAGGGGGTCGCCCTCGGTGTCCGTGCCGGCGCCCGGGCCGACCCTGATCTCGAAGTCGCCGTCGTACCTCTTGTGGCCCTCGATCACCGCGAGCTCGACGGCCTCGGAGCCCATCTCGCCGCGCACGATGACCGGGTCCCGGCGCAGATCGCGCATGAGGGCGACGCACATGCCGATCATCACGAGGACGAAGGGCGCGGCGGCCAGGATCGTGAGGTTCTGCAGGCCGGTGAGCGCGTCGCCCTGGCCGCTGCCGACGAGCAGCATGATGGCGGCGACGGCTCCGGTGACCACGCCCCAGAAAACGACGACGAAGCGGCCGGGTTCGAGGGCGCCCTTCTGGGAGAGCGTGCCCATGACGATGGACGCGGCGTCGGCTCCCGAGACGAAGAAGATGCCGACCAGGATCATCACGAGCAGGCTGGTGACGGTGGCGATGGGGAACTCCTGGAGGACGCCGAAGAGTTGACCCTCGGGAGTCTCCTCGCCGCCGAGCGCGCCGCCTTCTTTCAGCTTCATCGCCGTACCGCCGAAGACCGCGAACCAGACGAGGCTGACGGTGCTGGGCACGAGGATGACGCCGCCGACGAACTGCCGGATGGTGCGGCCGCGGCTGATCCGGGCGATGAACATGCCGACGAAGGGCGTCCAGGAGATCCACCAGGCCCAGTAGAAGACGGTCCAGCTGCCGAGCCAGTCCGCGACGCCCTCGCCGCCGCTGGCCTCGGTGCGGCCGGCGAGCTGGGGCAGGTCGCCGAGGTAGGCGAAGATCGACGTGGGCAGCAGGTCGAGCACGATGATCGTGGGGCCCGCGATGAACACGAAGACCGCGAGGATCAGGGCCAGCACCATGTTGGTGTTGGACAGCCACTGGATGCCCCGCTCGATG
Above is a window of Streptomyces sp. DT2A-34 DNA encoding:
- a CDS encoding BCCT family transporter — encoded protein: MTEDLKKRGGREGPTDVSGHPSTDRVVFGVTAAITVAFVIWGWAATDSLESVSTKMLNGLIHNGGWAFILAASCFVVFALWLAISRYGRIHLGAEGEEPEFKTVSWVAMMFSAGMGIGLMFYGVSEPLSHYSAPPPGTNPANSGERMETAMATTLFHWTLHPWAIYAVVGLGIAYSTFRKRRRQTISAVFTPLIGEKHANGVGGRVIDILAIIATVFGSAASLGLGALQIGSGFQELDWMDDVSTGLLVSIIAVLTLAFVLSAVSGIERGIQWLSNTNMVLALILAVFVFIAGPTIIVLDLLPTSIFAYLGDLPQLAGRTEASGGEGVADWLGSWTVFYWAWWISWTPFVGMFIARISRGRTIRQFVGGVILVPSTVSLVWFAVFGGTAMKLKEGGALGGEETPEGQLFGVLQEFPIATVTSLLVMILVGIFFVSGADAASIVMGTLSQKGALEPGRFVVVFWGVVTGAVAAIMLLVGSGQGDALTGLQNLTILAAAPFVLVMIGMCVALMRDLRRDPVIVRGEMGSEAVELAVIEGHKRYDGDFEIRVGPGAGTDTEGDPLGHDHG
- a CDS encoding FAD-dependent oxidoreductase yields the protein MGSEQVDDVVVVGGGVIGLTTALVLAERGARVRVWTRDPVEATTSAVAGALWWPYRIEPCALARAWALRSLDVYEELAAGSEPTGVRMVEGVLGEASLDEADAWATARLPGLRATTAEEYAGSGLWARLPVIDMATFLPWLRDRFLKTGGAIETRSVSGFAEVEAPVVVNCTGLGARELVPDASVRPVRGQLVVVENPGIRTWLTSTDADGEMAYFFPQPGRLLLGGTAVEDDWSPEPDPGVAEAIVRRCAVLRPEIAGARVLAHRVGLRPVRDAVRLEREALPGGRVLVHNYGHGGAGVTVAWGCAEEAAGLASS
- a CDS encoding oxidoreductase, producing MSAEYATFGLAPAMRAGGVLANGDYQVHRDFVDFIVDGRPLLFQLSDLDAVSPLASDVPPAIFTAQVRSLLLEADAPLPGGRYVIYGCPDCEDLACGAVTALIDQDGDDYIWRDFAWQTDEHPDLELNGYHGIGPFRFHGTEYRAALGSLLDGDSEAPAARRRVLLIGARVALLAKLAAALRTIGIGADITHDVGGVPADELRAYGAVAFGRAIGAEQRAAVRRVFADAGVDVAYVDGLAPIVPLLVAQIEHALDRSPAEQRRLTRLVAADGEAGVEVTSPCRVRLTTYRLDRLYRTHTHEVFDGILEPGRHRITLDAKAVKGESFVVARTSGSVLVQAVAR